One Methylobacterium sp. AMS5 genomic region harbors:
- a CDS encoding LysR family transcriptional regulator, translating to MKHLRSLTAVAEVARSGSIRRAAERLNITPSALTRQIQDIEYELGTPIFERLAQGMRLNAAGELLARHIRDQAADLDRVRSQIADLSGVRRGHVALACSQAFVTRMIPEEVETYRAQFPQVAFTVQVRDHVQAVAALVSFEADLALILQPPPSAELHPLYAGRQSLCALMRARHPLASEDGPIRLRDCLAHALALPDRSLAIRHHIEHALARRGVEMRATVESGSLEFLRNVVLREDVVSFQVPSGIPDDPRLRSRLIDARDLEPMSVVLAQLRGRLLPVAASKFADQLAARLNRQVTTA from the coding sequence ATGAAGCATCTGCGCAGCCTGACCGCGGTGGCCGAGGTCGCTCGCAGCGGATCGATCCGGCGGGCCGCCGAGCGCCTCAACATCACGCCCTCGGCGCTGACGCGGCAGATCCAGGACATCGAGTACGAGCTCGGAACGCCGATCTTCGAGCGCCTTGCACAAGGAATGCGCCTGAACGCGGCGGGGGAATTGTTGGCGCGGCACATCCGTGACCAGGCAGCGGACCTCGACCGGGTGCGCTCGCAGATCGCCGACCTCTCCGGCGTGCGCCGAGGCCACGTGGCGCTTGCCTGCAGTCAAGCCTTCGTCACCCGGATGATCCCGGAGGAGGTTGAGACCTACCGGGCACAGTTTCCCCAGGTCGCCTTTACCGTGCAGGTGCGCGACCACGTCCAGGCGGTGGCCGCCCTCGTCTCGTTCGAGGCCGACCTCGCGCTCATCCTCCAGCCACCGCCCTCGGCGGAGCTGCACCCGCTCTATGCCGGCCGCCAGTCCCTCTGCGCCCTGATGCGGGCGCGTCATCCCCTGGCCTCCGAGGACGGGCCGATCCGGCTGCGCGACTGCCTCGCCCACGCCCTGGCCCTGCCCGACCGCTCCCTCGCCATCCGCCACCATATCGAGCACGCGCTCGCCCGGCGCGGGGTCGAGATGCGCGCGACCGTGGAATCGGGATCGCTGGAATTCCTGCGCAACGTCGTCCTGCGAGAGGATGTCGTCAGCTTCCAGGTGCCGAGCGGCATTCCGGACGACCCGCGCCTGCGAAGCCGTTTGATCGACGCCCGCGACCTCGAGCCGATGAGCGTCGTGCTGGCGCAACTGCGCGGACGCCTGCTCCCGGTAGCGGCCAGCAAATTCGCCGACCAACTTGCCGCGCGCCTGAACCGTCAGGTGACCACGGCCTGA